The window GGCCACCTATGAGGGTTATAAGgaaccgctcgaccaaagatgaAAATGAAATGGTATTATCTATCCGGGCTTTTACCTTTTGAGGTAACATTGCTTGCCTGAACTCTGATTTTTGTTGAACATTGCTCGGTTGGATTTTCCTCTTGGCCATCAAACATTGCTTGGGGGGATTCTGATATGAAGTGGTGTTGCTcgcctattcttctgatgatgtgATAGCATTGcgacgatgagacggcatcgtgaccaagTGATGATACTGTACAATAAGACGGCATTGTGCCCGAGCTTTTTGAAAATGTAacaatgagacagcatcgcAACTGAACTTTTGAAAgtgcaacgatgagacggcattgcgattgaatttttcaaaatataacaATGAGGAGGCATCGTGACTGAATTTTTTGAAAgtgcaacgatgagacggcatctcAACCGAATcttttgaaagtgtaacaatGACATGGCATCGCAaccgaattttttaaaatgcaaCGATGAGACTACATcacgaccaaatttttgaagataTAACTATGAAACGGCATCACGACCGAActtttgaaagtgtaatgatgagatggcatcacgaccaaatttttgaaaatgcaatgatgagatggcatcgcgaccgaatttttgaaagtgcaacgatgagacagcatcacgATCAATGTAATGGTAAGACAACATTGTGattgaatttttgaaagtgcaacaatgagatggcattgcgaccaaatttttgaaaatgcaatgatgagacggcatcgcaactgaatttttgaaagtataacgatgagacggcatcatgaccAAATTGTTTGAAAGCGTAaggatgagacggcatcacgaccaaatttttgagaatgcaatgatgagatggcatcgcgatcgaatttttgaaagtgcaatgatgagacggcatcgtgatcgAATTGTTTGAAAGcgcaacgatgagacggcatcgcgaccaaatttttgaaaatgtaatgatgagatggcattgcaaCCGAATTTTGTAAAATGTAACGaagagacggcatcgcgaccaaattttttaaagtgcaatgatgagatggcatcacggtcaaattttttaaagtgtaaggatgagacggcatcgcaaccaaatttttttgaaaatataacGATGAGATGGATTCACAACCGAATGttttgaaagtgtaatgataagatggcatcacgaccaaattttttaaaattgcaacgatgagacggcatcgcgatcgaatttttgaaaatataacAATGAGACGGCTTCGCGACTGAATGTTCTGaaagtgtaacaatgagacggcatcatgaccaaacttttgaaaatataacaatgagatggcatcgtgaccgaattttgTGAAAATATAACGATGGGACGGCATTGCGACGGAATTTTTGAAAGACAAGATGTTCCCCTACCCAAAAGttttttggaagaagaaaataatttatGGCAATAGCAATGAGGCCCAAGAGAAGTCGTGGCATCGAggcccaagaaaaaaaaatgaaatggcATCAAGGcctcaaaatttattttttttcacgCGAAAATTGCACGGCACCACCATTCGGGGCTGCCAGCCACTCGTGGAGCTGCCATGCGGGGTCGTGGACTATGCAGTGCTGCCACACAGGGCCACAGCTAGGCCACGGGGCCAGCTCCTTTGCTATAAAAGGGGGGGCTCCCTCATTCCTCACCTCCTCTATTCCTTCTCTTGGGCTTTCCATTTTAGAGCTCTGCCCTCTCTggctctctcttctttttcttcttctttttagtttttatttttttttctctccttattCTTCATGTCTGCGAAGAAAGCTCAGTCTGGAAGTCCTTCCTTAGGTTCAGTGGGCGACATGCGAGCGGAATGGAACACAGGTACCATTATCATGGACACAGCCTGCCACAAATGCTGCACTATCTAGGCTCAGGGCCTCACAAATGTAAGTTACtcatgccttcttttttttcgcATAGTATTTGCTTGGTTCGGTTTTTCTTGATTTTAGCCATTCATTTCGTAGGATCTCTATTCTCCTGGTTATAAGAAATACTACCGTACGAACGACGTTTGGACGTGGTATTGGCAACTCCACCCCATTGTGAGAGAGAGGGTGGAGCACACGGGGCTTAGTCGTACGGCCCAGGTCGTCACTCCGAAGCTCAATACTCCAGTCGTTCGAGCTATTGTTGATCGTTGGTGGCCATCTACCCGCACGTTTCATGTGCCTGCAGAGAAGTTAACCATTACTCTTATAGATTTCTTGATGATTACCGGCCTTCCCTTCACTAGGAGGCCTGTTGTATTGACTCCATCAGACCGAATGTCTCTTAAGGACATTAGTAGGCTTCTTAGTTTCACTGTGACGGAGCGGGTGATGCTCGTGCCctctaagaagaagaagtgggatAACCGAGAGATTGATGATACTTCCTTGGATGAGTTACTAGACCAGGCTGCTAGGAGCTTCCTCCTATATTTGATCTCCAATGTCCTTTTCTACGACGGACGAAGTCGCGTAGACACTTCCTTTGCTTGTTTCTTCAGACCTTGAGGATACAAGGACCTTTGATTGGGGCGGATCTTCTTATGCCCACTTCTTAGGGATGTTGGATAGGTTATCTTTGGGGTCACCTAGCCTCACTGGCTGCACCTACGTCCTTTGGGTACGCTTCAGCTTTCTTGTCTTTCTCACTTTTCTTCGTTTCTGCCATTTTCTCATGTTATCTTTCATCGATAGGTGTGGTGCTATGAAGTTCTAGGGGTTCATGTTCCCTCTTCTCCTGATGAGACCATTCCTTACATCCCTAGAGTGACATGTTGGGGGACATTGAGGTGTACCATCATCGATGAGTTACAAGTGCGCCTCCAGCTTAATGACCTAACAATCAACTGGGTAATGTTAACCCTTTTCTTTATATTATTGCTTCAAATATGATGATTGATTTCTATGAGCATGTCTACCAAGTCCATTGGCAACCTTATGAAGAGGAGGAGATTGATGATGAAGGTGATCGGGATGAGTACACATATGCCCTTGCACTCACCCAGAGGCGAATAATTTTTGAAAGTCCGGCCGGGGCTGAGCTTTATCTGGGAGAGAGGGTCACTCTTTAGTGGCATTCTACCCAACTGGTACCTCGTCCTCCTCCTTCCCATATGCATTCTGTCCTTCTATCGCCTGATATTGATGAAGTGAGGATCGGGATCCCTGCATGGGGTTGACCTTGGTTGATTGGGATTATCAAGAAATTCTCTTCCGAGAGATGGTTTGTGTTCAACTGACTCAAGAGGGCCCTGTGGTATTCTTTTGAATTTTGCCCCACTTGGtatccttttctttcttgttttaacAATCctgcttccttcttcttttcacaGTATCCAGGTTGTCCTTTAATTCCTGGTGCATACGGGATGCTTCCCTCATATAGTTGTAGCATGGATTTTTGCCCTCCTCAGAGCACTAGTGCTGGGCTACGCATTGTTGGGATGAGTGACCTTATTCTAGGGTATCGAGGATGGACCATCTTTTCCCTATCTGATACCAGTCTTCATACTGTTGTTTCTGCCTGCAAAGTTTCTGACCATGACCTAGGGCTCCCTCTTCCTTTTGATGAAGTAAatcattttttacctttttgctTCCATTGGATTCCTCACTCTTGATGCTGACTCTGGTCTTTTATCATAACAGATTAATGTTGAGCGATACATTGACATGCGTCAGATGCAGGCGAGCATGGATGCAGTACTTTCCAATCGGACATACTATGTTAAACAGCTGGTGagtgctttctttctttttctcttttccttctacctttcttcttttccttttcttactTTGGGATCTTAACCTTTTGAAATGAACTCAATCTCATCCCAATTAGAGGGGCCACCTTGGCGATATGAAGGATTCTCGAGATCATTATGAGAATTGCACCCATAACTATGCTGAGGAGAACAGACATCTTGGGAGACAGTAGGCATCCGCAAGACTCACCCCTACCCTATTCATGCCGCATGATGGTGAGAGCGGTGATGATGATGGCGATGAGGgatatggtgatggtgatgatgaggaggaggtaCCGGATACTGAGACTTTGTCCCTCAGTGATGAGAATtagtctcttctctctccttccttatTACACacattttctttatattttatgATGTTGGATGagatttggatgatttttctttattttattatgcatATGGAATGAACAACATGTTAGTTTTATTTGAGACACTTGCTTTTTCCTTTGCAACGCACAATTctagatatttttatttaatccctGATCATTACATGCATGTTAATGGTAGAGGGTTAAGGGGAACCAAAAAGTGGAGAATCGACACGTAGACCAACAATGTCACCCCGTAATTACATATTTTAACCATAGTTTATCCAATAGACTCACAATTTTCAGTGTCAACTCTTCTAGTGGCTGAATCTTCACTTCCATCATCTTGAACGATGACTGGTATTATGTTGGTACTAGATGAGGCAAGTGGAAAGTAGCATGAGTCAAACCCATTAACCTCACCGTATTGTGACCTGGAGTTCTGAGAACTAGGGTTTTCATGTCCCACCAATGGCAGTTCCATTGAATCTATTCGTCTATTCTTTCTTCTAAATACTTCTTCCAATCCTTGATTGCATGGAATTCCTCTGTTTCTCTTTGGACTTGGAAATACTTTGGTTGAAATTTGGCATCGGGTATAGGTTTAACGAACCGTAATCTCTCCATCAACCATATCTGCAAGATGGTGGGTGATCCTATGCAATAATCCATTCCATATCTCCGAGAAGCACTCATTTCATCCAGATGCTTAAAAGTCTCTACCAGTATGGTGGGGACAATGTCGCACCCATCTAGGAGTTGCCAAACAAGGTCTGCAACTACAGGAGGAACACCCCTCTTTAGAGTACATAACAAGTATCTCCCAATCATGCAAAATAGGTATGCCGTCCTTCTATTCTTCTGTTGATTTCCTTTGATTCCGTTTTATCTGGAGAAAATCCCTGCTACTTTCAGAATATCCACTTTTCTATAATTCATGATTTCTTTGACTTCCCTCCTGGTTCAGCTGAAGAAGTCTTGTAAAACTTCTTTGTAGTTGCTACGCAAGGGGGCCAAAAGAGTTTCCCGGTGGTggtgagagcatgcaagctcAGAATTCTTCAATCGTGGGGGTTATCCTTACTTCTCCAAATCAGAAAACATGCAGTTCTGGATCCCAACATCGGTGTGCTTGTCGGAGCATGCCATGATGAATCTCCCTGCACATAATCTTTCCAAGGACCGGCAATTGGTCGTCTTCCAGAAGAGTGGGATCATTAGAATTCATGTTAAGGGTACATTTTTGCAAGATCTCATCAAGGGAGGTTGCTTTCTGTGGGTGACGCATGTTACCTGCACTCAATCGAAGAGCTTCCTTAATAAACTGGAATGggtctcttttcttttttcttttttttctcttgttttttttagaCTGAAGGATTAGTCAGATCCTATTAGAAACACATGGAAGGATGCCAAATGGTGGATTTTTATCCTTCTTAAAATAGACAGCAATGTCGAGTGGCAGACCTGGCGGGAAGGGTTCTTGAATGATAGATCTGTTGTGTGGCAGAATTAGAGGAATGTCCTTGGTGGGGATTGGCTGTTGAGACCGCACTTGAGCATGCTAAGTTGCCTACATATCCTTTGAAAAGGAGTCAGGTCAAACATAGTTCATGTAGATCAAATGACTACACGAAATATTTTTaagttggtccatattgacaaAGCCCTTTAGATCCTCTCCATCCAAGTCAGCAAGACGAACTGCTTGTCCTGCCCTCACGTAGTAAGGTCCGCTCCAATTAGGCTtgaacttgccccttgggtcatgaactggtgctctttgttctcgaagtaccaaatctccttcttcgatgTAGCGTGGGTGGACTTCTTTGTTGAATGCTCTTGCCATCCTGAGTTGGTACTTCTTGAGGTGATCCATAGCTTTCATCCTCTTCTCATCCAGTAGGTTAAGTTCGTCGTGTCTCgcttgcatccattctccttcaggCAATTTGCTTTCCATCAATACTCTGAGAGACAACACTTGGATTTCTACGGATAGCACTGCCTCCGTCCCATAGACCAAGAAAAAGGGGTTGCCCCACTAGAAGTTCGAATTGAGGTTCGATAGGCCCATAACACATATGAGAGCTTATCTGCCCAATCCTTATGAGTATCAgccattttttgcaatatgactttgacattctTGTTGGGTGCTTCCGCTGCCCCATTAGTCTGTGGTTTATAAGTCATAGACCGATGCCTTTGGATGCCAAACTTGGTGCAAAATTTGTCTGCCTTCCCCTAAAAATGTGCTCCTTAATCGGATATAAGGGCATGTGGTACTCTATATTTGCATATAACATTCTCTTTgatgaactttgctaccttTGCAGCTGTTAGGACAGCATAAGACTATGCCTCTACCCATTTAGTGAAATAGTCTATGGCCGCAAGAATGAATTCATGTCCATTGGATGCCTTCGGCGTGAGTTTCCCAATTATGTCAATGCCCCATGTGAAAAATGGCCAGGGATCGCTTAGTGAATGGAGCTCCATCAGAGGAATGtaaatgatgttggcaaatatctggccttTATAACATTTCTGCATGAATGATGCACAATTAACTTCTATGGTTacccaataatatcccattctGAGGGTTTTCTTGGTGAGCATCCTGGCATTTATGTGCGGCCTATAGATTTCCTGGTGAATTTCTTCCTGATTACTCGGGCTTGGTCCTCGTCTACGCATAGCAATTGTGTGCCGTCATAAGATCTCTTGTACAACAGGCCACCTTGAAGTATAAAATGTGTGGTGCGCTTTCGGAACTGCTTTTGTTCACCTGTCGTGGAATTCAGAGgatattttttctctttgatgaaatcaATGATGGAAATGAACCACGACCTCCCATCAGTTGTCAGAGCATTTACTAACTCTTCATGTGCTGGTTCATACCTCCTATCCACCAAGAATGGGCGGACTTGAGTTTTTGGATtgcattcaaccattgaagCCAAAGTAGCTAAGGCGTCGACGAATCTGTTATTGTCCCTTAGCAAATACACGGAGGTGATCTCTTCGAAGCTCTTAATCAAGTTCTCCAAATGTTCTTGGTAGGGCTTAGGCTTCTCatccttcattttccacttcccttgagtttgacaaGTCATGATTGATGAGTCCCCATCGATTCTCAGTTTCTTGATCTCTAATGTCAGGGCAGCTTCGAGACCGATCACACATGCTTCATATTTTTGCAATGTTGTTGGTGCAAGGGAAATCTAGCTGGAATGCAGATGACAGATAGAGATCATTGGGGTTATCAACAATATTCTTGTCCCATATCCTCTCTGATTGGTTACACtgtcaaagtacaattgccaccagTCTCCACAGTCTTCTTTCTCCACATATGCTAAATCCTCCATCTAGGAATGAATCTTCTAGTGGCTGTGAATCTACCCTGATTGGGTACGCAGCTAGATAGTCCAAGATCACTCATCCTTTTATGGATTTCTgattgacatatgttatgtcaaattctaatAGAAGCAACAAccatctggccatccttccTGTCAATGTTGGCTTttcgaagaggtacttaatcggatccatccttgagatgagcTGGATTTGATGTGCGATCATGTAATGTCTCAGCCTCTTGGCTGCCCAAACCAAAGCAATGCACGTCTTTTCCAATGGGGTGCAATGAGTTTTGTACTCCAATAGTTTCTTGCTTAAGTAGTAAACCGTGTGTTCTTCCCCACTCTTCTGATCTTGTTGCGCCATCATGGATCCCATGGAAGTTTTGCCGACAAATAAGTACAGTAATAGTGGTTCGCCCAATATTGGCGGAATAAGGACGGGTGGATTCATCAGGTATTCTTTGATCCTTACGAACGCCTCTTGGAACTTGCCATTCCAttgatttggttcttctttctttaggagcttgaagatgggttcacatatGGTGGTTAGCCGGGCTATGAACTGAGTTATGTATTGAATTCGTCCTAAGAAACCCcagatttctttttctatttttggtgctGGCATTTCTATTATGGTCTTTATCTTGTCAggatccacttctatccctctctcacTAGCAAGAAATCCTAGGAGTTTCCCTACTGTTGCTCTGAACATGTACCCCTGagggttcaaccttagcttgtattccTTAATTCATTCGAAAAACTTCCTCAATGCTGCAAAGTGCCCCTGTTAAGTGACTAACTTGATAATtgtatcatccacatatacctccactTTCTTATGTATCATGTCATGGAGAATGGTCGTCGCTGTTCTTTGATACATTGCCCCagcattcttcaaaccaaagggcattaccttgTAACAGTGAATTCCCCATGGTGTAGTAAATGTTGTTTTTTCTCTATCCTTTAGACACATACTGATTTGATTATATCCGGAGAATCCGTCCATGAATGACAATGAGGCATGTTTTGCCATGTTGGAGACCAATATGTCAATGTGCGACAAGGAAAAGTCATCTTTGGGACTGACTCTGTTGAGGTCCCAGAAATCCATGCACATTCTCACCTTCCCGTCTTTCTCGGGTACAGGGataatattggacaaccactgaGGATATTCTGTCCCTTGTAGAAACCCTACATTCCACTACTTTATGACTTCTTCCCAGATCTTCTCACTTTATTCAGGTCGCATCCTTCTGGGCTTTTACTTGATTGGCCGTGTATCTAGATAAGTAGGCAGTTGGTGTTGCACTATCTCTGGATCGATGTTGGGCATATCTTTATATGACCAATTGAACACTTCTTGGAATTCCTTCAACAGGACTGTCATTTAACCAACTTCCTCTTTGTTGAGCTAGgcaccaattttaaccattcatGTTCATTGTTCAGTTCCCAAATTTATGGGGCATACATCCTCTcagacatgttgggcctttcTTTGCTTTAGTTGCTTTATTAGATGGTGATGTTCAAGGATATCCTCGTCATcaaaagaagaatcaaaagaggaatCAGATGAAGACGAGACATACTCGGAATGGTGATTTCATTCATGATGAGAGTGGGAATATAAGTAAACTCAACAGACTagaaggtactaccttccttgAGTACAATAGACTCATCGACAGACGGGACTATCTCGAAGTTGACCACTCCTTGGGACTGTATTTAACTAAACCTTTCAGAGACACTAATCCAGTTTATAATTAGCATTGGGTGAATTAACAGATAAGGTTTCGGCCCCTTTTCATCCCATGCAGAGATCATAGCTATTTCAAATAATCCTCCGATGTTTAGTTCTTCTTCAGTAGCTTTCAGCTTCATCTGCTCTATTTCGAGGGTGATCCAGTTGACATCATCctaaaagaagatttcaaacCCAGGTTGGAGACTTTCATTGTCATGAGCGAACCAAGGCTGAATGCTCCCGCAATAAGGGAAGctgtcaccttctttgacaaAATATTCGTTCAAGGTTTTAAAGTACGGAGATGGTTTCTTTATCTCAGCAGCGCTGGCCTTCTAACATTCTCGGCTCATTTGCTTAGGACAACTTCCCTTCTTCGGTACCTTGTATCCTAACCCTTGATGGTTGCCATAGGTCAGAAAGTCAGGGAATTGTGGAATCCCTTGTTGGTTCCTTCCTAATCCGAGCCCTAGGAAATATCCTATATTGTTCAGCTTTAGAATTGTCCCACACCATGTGGACGGGTAACTGGATGAAATTATTTCCTTCATTTCTGAGGCCATTACACTGATTGCCCGAATCTCAAATCCTCCCAGCTGGATATCTGCTGGAGCTTCCCCACCTTCTTCAATGCTTGCCAAGGTATGGACTATTTCTGGTTGCCAAAACTAGTGATCATTTTTCCTTCATagataaatttcattttttgttgcAAGCTTGAGGCTATTACTCCCACAGAATGCAGCCAAGGCCGTCCCAACAACATATTAAAGGATGCTTGTATGTCAATCACTTGACATTCCATAGTGAATAGAGCGGGTCTGATTCGGATGTTCATGGTCAAAATACCCAAAACCTTCCTTCTTGTATTATCATATGCTCAAATCGTTTGAGTGGAGGGATTCGTTTGGGTGAGATCCAACCCTATACAACTTGTAGCTTTGAGAGGTATGACATTGAGAGCCGACCCATTGTCAATCAGAACTTGAGGGACTTGGTTCCCATTGCACTCTACTGTAATGTGTAGAGCTCGATTATGGCCCTTTCCTCCAGGCGAGAGATCATCttcagagaaggagagagattacatAGCGTAGGTGGCCCCCACGATGTGTGAGAGTTCTTCTGGACCCATTTCTACCTGAACTTGAACCTTGTTGAGTGCTTTCAGAACTGCTTCCTAATGTAATGGAGAagccattaataatccccaaATAGAGATGCTAGCTTGTGCCTTCTTCAGCTGGCGCAACACCTGATTTTCTGGCTCGTACTTAACTTGGTTCGGAGTAGGCGCATAGGGCTTTTCTACAATCAATCCCCTATCTTTGATGTTCTTTCCACAACCTTGGGTTCCTTCCCTTTTATGATGAGCTCTACTGGGCCCATTTCTTCATCTTGTAAGTTActttcagttatcacaagggttcCCACCATGGGACTCTTCCTTCTTGGGCTAGTGACTTCGCATTCTGCTATCAAGGCAGCTGACCAGGTaaatctcctctcttttttttgttttcttttttttttttttatgttatttctcATCAATTTAATGATCGTAGTTTAACACCTTTGGGCGGTAGTGCTCAATCTTTGTTTATTTTCCATGGGAATGTTCTCTTGGCGGCCTTTCTCCTTCGTATTTTGGCGACCTGAAAGAGATAGTCCCTTTCCATATTTTCTGTGGAATCAAAAGGATCTtcccacatttttggaggaactTGCTTTTTAGGGACTCCGTTGACTTCACATATATGATTTCTGATTCTAAACCAGTCATTTTCCCAATGTCTCATATTCAAAATTTCTGCCATATCAAAATCAGTCCTCGAATGGAGAATGCAATGCAATTGGTGTCCTACCATACTTGAGACCGACCCTTCTGGTGTCCAGTAAGAATGACATTTTGCAAGGTCATGGAAGACATAAaggacattccattttgcacaTTCGGACAATTGCTCGAGCCATTGAGTCCGGGTTTGATATCTGAGAAGAAACCTCATCGTGTTCGATCGAGGGATAGAATCAAGATGCAACTTATCTTTGCTTATATAAATTATCAATTCTTGGACTCGAAAGTTGAATACCACCTTGTACCCCTTACACAAGTATGAAAGAAAGCAGAGGGCTTCTGTGGTCAATCGATAGAGGTTCCTTATCTAGAAGATGTTGAAGAATGGATAATCCGGGTAAAtgggagtccttggaggtcatCATCCCCATTGTTGAAGATAATGACTTCCTGAAATATCTTGAGACAATTTTCACTCCTTGGTTGTAAACCTTGATGCATGATCTGTTCCTAGAGATGGGTAGGTAGTTGATTAATTCGAAATTTCAACTCCACCAAGATATCTTCTGGCTTTCTTAGTCCCTCCATGCTGACTAAGGGTATCTGAGCCTAGATTAATGATGTGGGATCTAAACTCGTTGTCCCTTCTTTTAAGACATTTGCAGACCCAGTGGACGATCTTGGGGAGAATGTGTCGATAATCTTGAGACTCTGGGGGTAGAGATATTCATGGTACACCCCATGTAGATTCTCTATGATCATCCCTACTTGTTTTGCCTCTGTCAAGTGGCTTTGTATCTTTTTAGTTTCTTTACGGATCCTTTGACGAAGTCGGAGAATCCTTCATTCGGCTCTTACCTTAGCGCCTCcaactcttttctttccttcttgctcTTCTCAATTCGTGCTACTAGGATAGCCCTATAGATTCGAGCGTCCATCAACTTCCACTCTTGCTTCACAAGTTGAATCAAAACTGTTGGATCTCTGAAgggatcttcttcttttaacATATTCACCTTATGATTTGGTAGAGGGTTAGTGGTCACATTGGGCTGTTGA is drawn from Telopea speciosissima isolate NSW1024214 ecotype Mountain lineage chromosome 1, Tspe_v1, whole genome shotgun sequence and contains these coding sequences:
- the LOC122651506 gene encoding uncharacterized protein LOC122651506; amino-acid sequence: MKDEKPKPYQEHLENLIKSFEEITSVYLLRDNNRFVDALATLASMVECNPKTQVRPFLVDRRYEPAHEELVNALTTDGRSWFISIIDFIKEKKYPLNSTTGEQKQFRKRTTHFILQGGLLYKRSYDGTQLLCVDEDQARVIRKKFTRKSIGRT